The DNA segment TAATGGTCCCCGTCATCATAATTATACCAAGTTTTCGTAATAAGATCAAACTTTTGAATAATAATGGTTTGTATACATAGACAGTGGTAAAGTCGATGGTAAAACAGAAACAACCGACGCAgttattcgatttttttgttgaggttTTCCCAACATTGTGGAAAATGTCATGAAAATATAACGGTAACTTCATAAAATATAATGGTAAGCCCAAATAAAACAACGATCGCATATTACCAtctaataaatttcattttacttaaGGCCCTAAACATTGAATCGAAACGCATATTCGTTTAGTTCATACAAGAATTCGACCTTAATTTCAGGCATCGGTTATCTCTTAGTGATGCAGTACATTGATttaagaaattctagaaaatatATCAAtcttacaaacaaaattactgATAAGGATTGTAATTGttcatttcaacatttttatatttatttcgaAGATCATGTTCTGGAAGAGTTCTCATGACAGCGCAGtggaaagaaaacaaattttgaagatCGTCGTGTACTTATAAAATAATCTACAATTCCTAGCAGTTTTGTTATTAGTTTACGTTTCAATAGTGACACGACGCGACGCCAGCCAGTACCATACATATATTTAAAGTTTCTCATTCCAATCGTAGTGCTTAGGTAATGTTCCAGTACATTGTTTAACACATTCTATATTGACTTAAGTAAATGGCAATGTTGTAAATGagtgaaatttttagaaattgacaaaatggtTGCAGCGACTGTAGCAACTGTTGGATCCGTCATTGTTTCTCAAGGGGCTGTTGTTTGTTCTGCTGCAGCGGAGGGTGCTTTCATTGGTTGGTTAACATCAACCTTTGGTGCTGGAAACGCCACTTCCGTTGCTGGTCCTACATCTTTCgatgtttgtttttctttcgatttcAATATTTATCGAATTCCTTAGGTGCAATCGGAACTGCTGCTTCAACCGGTGCAATAACTGGTGCACTTGCTGGGTCAGGCACCGCTGCTGAATCGGCTATAATTGGAGCAACTGTTGCCAGCACAGCAGCTACAGGTATGAGAAGATGACATTATTCTGCGAGCGGAGTACATTGTATGATATTCAAAAAGAGAGTTCGTATAGTTTTCggtatagaaaaaaaatgaaaatcgatgATAACGTCGCTAGGTGTCTCAGCTACAAGCATAGGATTGTCTGGAGCAGTCTCTGGTGGCGTTCTAGGTGGACCGGCTTTATGGCTTgtcttgggaactgaattcaACGATGGAACAGCTGTACAGTGCCTATCCTACGACTGTTGGAAACCATTACTGCGCGACACGTCTACCAATCCTTCCAACGGCATGCTACTCCGCGATGTATTGATGGATTCAAGAATCAAGAACGTTGATGTATCGTACGGTACAAGTGAAATTTATCCTCTGATCAGTTTGGAAAACGTATGGGGTGAAAAATTTAGGATTGAGTACGTTCGTTTGCCCTGGAATGAAATGGCTGCACATGCTGTGCCATTGTAAGAAGTGTACAACAAATGTAAGCCAGCCTCAGCAAGCTTAATAAAAGCATGCTTTGAGCGTATTTGAACCGAGTAACATCTAAGGATCAGTTGCTGAATTGATGAATTCTTGGTCCTAGCTTCTCTACTATACGATGCATAGACCTAAAATGtcttacaaaataaattagaaaaagaaaaaataattcaaggattatgtttcgtttattttcaCATCTGCTCTAAAATAGTTGGATCGTGTAGTTGAATAAATGGGAAACGGATACTGACATAGGTCTCGCTTCTAATACTTTTCGACTTTCGGTAAGATTAGTGTGACTGCAAGAAAAACGGCCTGGCTACCATGAGTGTCCCCACGATAACATAGAACATATTTAAAAGCTTTGgaattcaaacttttttattacaaacttaaacaaaaagaccgaaatctattttaaagaaaactaaattatGCATGTGGAATCCTCCTCACTTTCATTTCGACGCTCTTTAAGCTGTAAAAATCGACGTTAAAAGTATTACGAAAATGTATGCCACTCAGATTATTAGTTGATTGAGGTCCCCTAGTTGTAAGCGAACGAAGTTTACTCATCCACATTCCATTAAGGTTAGAATGATAACACGAACGATACCTGCAATTTAAAGCGTTACACTGGGGTGACGTCACTTATGTATCAATCTCTACTCACCACCAAGCCCCTTTAACGATATCAGCACAATTTGATGCGTGACTATCGTTATCTTTGTCTTTCGTTGAGAACATGTATCCATTATGATACGTAAGAGAATCCTTAATTTGTCCAAAACTAGTAAAATTTCCAACGGTTAGATTATAGTTTTCGTCCTCCGAACCAATGCGGAACGGTGTGTATTTAGCGTATGCGTATTCGTTCACTTGGAAACCGATCAcctcaattttcaattgataatCGTTATTTTCCGTCAATTGGcgaataaaattgtttccgagCCAATGTTCACCCTCAACACTGCCGAAACCATTCCGGTATTCCTTCCAGTTTCTGAAGAAGTCGGTCAATCCATCGTATCTGGTTTGAATGACGGTCCACCCACCACCTTCCGATTCCATGTCACACCACACTTGAAACGGCCGAAACGAAGCTTTGGGTTTGATGCGAAAGACACCGCTCAGCGTAAATCCCTTCTTGAGCGCATCTTCACAATCTTCGAAATAAGCGAACGGGCGCTGATCCAGTCGTAATAGACCTTGCTCTAATTTCCCTTCGAATACTCCGTCACTTTTGAGCTCACAAGAAAATTGTCTGATAGATTGTCCGACAACGAAGCTAGCAACGCTAGCTATAAGTGGTACAATAATCCAATttctattcattttcaaaacaacacTGTCTTACAGCTTTGTAAATTCTGGATTTATATTATGGCGCAGAAAGGTGATAGTGAAGTTTAAACAATGATAACgttttatttcaaagaaattaagAATCagcagaaaaaagaaaaatttattgtcataTTTGCATATAAAATGAGTTCGAAATTGTTGATAGCGAGTAATTAATTATCAACATGTAAAGAAAACAGAGATTTACTCCAGAAAACGTGTCTGTGTCGGTATATGACCAATGCTCCAACTAGCATCAAATAAGatttattgcctatccacccggaatattgttgttacacgtacatttcccacccgcggaaagcggtcgttacatatgggaactttttcattacatcacaagtg comes from the Bradysia coprophila strain Holo2 unplaced genomic scaffold, BU_Bcop_v1 contig_358, whole genome shotgun sequence genome and includes:
- the LOC119081710 gene encoding microfibril-associated glycoprotein 4-like, whose product is MNRNWIIVPLIASVASFVVGQSIRQFSCELKSDGVFEGKLEQGLLRLDQRPFAYFEDCEDALKKGFTLSGVFRIKPKASFRPFQVWCDMESEGGGWTVIQTRYDGLTDFFRNWKEYRNGFGSVEGEHWLGNNFIRQLTENNDYQLKIEVIGFQVNEYAYAKYTPFRIGSEDENYNLTVGNFTSFGQIKDSLTYHNGYMFSTKDKDNDSHASNCADIVKGAWWYRSCYHSNLNGMWMSKLRSLTTRGPQSTNNLSGIHFRNTFNVDFYSLKSVEMKVRRIPHA
- the LOC119081711 gene encoding uncharacterized protein LOC119081711, with the protein product MVAATVATVGSVIVSQGAVVCSAAAEGAFIGWLTSTFGAGNATSVAGAIGTAASTGAITGALAGSGTAAESAIIGATVASTAATGVSATSIGLSGAVSGGVLGGPALWLVLGTEFNDGTAVQCLSYDCWKPLLRDTSTNPSNGMLLRDVLMDSRIKNVDVSYGTSEIYPLISLENVWGEKFRIEYVRLPWNEMAAHAVPL